One Mycolicibacterium fortuitum subsp. fortuitum genomic window carries:
- a CDS encoding RND family transporter, translating into MSDGQTGTRPPLIARVIYRLSVPIIVGWLALIAVVTFAVPSLEQVGRESSVSLVPKDAPSFRAMERMGQVFQESDSDSVAMIVLEGDKPLGEEAHGYYDDLVRQLRADTKHVQHVQDYWADSLTASGVQSADDLSAYVQLNLAGNQGQALANESVEAVRDIVAQTPPPPGVKAYVTGPSPLITDMNHAGDTSIMKITMVTLVVIFTVLLFVYRSVITVVLLLAMVGIQVQAARGVVAFLGDHEILGLSTFAVNLLVSLGIAVGTDYGIFFIGRYHEARQAGEDRETAFYTTYRSVAKVVVASGLTIAGAIYCLSFTRLPYFETMGVPSAVGMAVAVAVAVTLVPSVIAVGGRFGLFEPKRKLMVRRWRGVGTAVVRWPVPILAGACAVAFVGLLALPGYQTSYDDRLYVPQDIPANVGYAAAERHFPESRMTPDILMLEADHDMRNPTDFLVLHKLAKQIFSVPGIATVQSITRPEGSPIERTSIPFQISLQSAGLLQIMPFARDRMNDMEKQAEDMQRMITQMEGTYNLMKLIGAITHNTVELTGETAELTDQLMATVASFDDFFRPIRNYLYWEGHCYNIPICFAIRSVFDALDGTDKLSLQMHKLLDNLVKVDGLQAQLVTQLPPMIAIMKSMRTMMLTMHSTMSGMIAIVDDTTSNATAMGKIFDASQNDDSFYLPPEVFENKDFQRAMSLFFSPDGKAVRLILTHRGDPGTPEGISRVDAVRTAAEEAIKVTPLQNASIHLAGTAATYKDLRDGSRYDLLIAGVAALCLVFGIMLVVTRSLVAALVIVGTVALSLGAAFGLSVLVWQHILGIQLHWLVLAMSVIVLLAVGSDYNLLLVSRMKEEVAAGINTGIIRAMGGTGKVVTTAGLVFAFTMLSMVVSDLRIIGQVGSTIGLGLLFDTLVVRAFMTPAIAALLGRWFWWPLRVRQRPSSAVLGPVNVPDRPLAKQQT; encoded by the coding sequence ATGAGCGACGGACAGACAGGCACCCGGCCACCTTTGATCGCCCGGGTGATCTACCGGTTGTCGGTGCCGATCATCGTCGGGTGGTTGGCGCTCATCGCCGTCGTCACCTTCGCTGTTCCGTCACTGGAGCAGGTCGGTCGAGAAAGCTCAGTGTCGTTGGTCCCCAAGGACGCGCCGTCGTTTCGGGCGATGGAGCGCATGGGTCAGGTGTTCCAGGAATCGGACTCCGACAGCGTCGCGATGATCGTCTTGGAGGGCGACAAGCCCCTCGGCGAGGAGGCGCACGGCTATTACGACGACCTTGTTCGCCAGCTGCGCGCCGACACCAAGCACGTCCAGCACGTCCAGGACTACTGGGCAGACTCGCTCACCGCGTCGGGTGTGCAGAGTGCCGACGATCTGAGTGCCTACGTCCAGCTGAACCTTGCGGGCAACCAGGGCCAGGCCCTGGCCAACGAATCGGTGGAGGCGGTCCGGGACATCGTGGCGCAGACGCCGCCGCCGCCCGGGGTGAAGGCATACGTCACGGGTCCGTCGCCGCTGATCACCGACATGAACCATGCCGGCGATACGTCGATCATGAAAATCACCATGGTCACGCTGGTGGTCATCTTCACGGTGCTGCTCTTCGTGTATCGCTCGGTCATCACCGTCGTTCTACTGCTGGCGATGGTCGGCATCCAGGTGCAGGCAGCCAGGGGAGTCGTCGCATTCCTCGGCGATCACGAGATTCTCGGTCTGTCCACCTTCGCGGTGAATCTGCTGGTATCGCTGGGGATAGCAGTAGGAACCGACTATGGGATCTTCTTCATCGGTCGATACCATGAGGCGCGTCAAGCCGGCGAAGATCGCGAGACTGCCTTCTACACCACCTATCGGAGCGTTGCCAAGGTGGTGGTGGCTTCTGGATTGACGATCGCCGGGGCGATCTACTGCCTGAGCTTCACCCGACTGCCTTATTTCGAGACCATGGGTGTTCCTTCCGCCGTGGGTATGGCGGTTGCGGTCGCGGTGGCGGTCACCCTGGTTCCGTCGGTCATCGCCGTCGGCGGGCGATTCGGCCTGTTCGAGCCCAAACGGAAGCTCATGGTCCGTCGGTGGCGGGGAGTGGGTACGGCCGTGGTGCGGTGGCCGGTGCCGATTCTCGCCGGGGCGTGTGCGGTCGCGTTCGTCGGACTGTTGGCCCTGCCGGGATACCAAACCAGCTACGACGACAGACTGTATGTGCCGCAGGACATCCCGGCCAATGTCGGATACGCCGCCGCCGAGCGGCACTTTCCCGAGTCGCGGATGACGCCGGACATCCTGATGCTCGAAGCCGACCACGATATGCGCAACCCGACAGACTTTTTGGTGCTGCACAAACTGGCCAAGCAAATCTTCTCCGTTCCCGGGATCGCCACGGTACAGAGCATCACCCGGCCGGAGGGAAGCCCGATCGAGCGTACGTCCATCCCGTTTCAGATCAGCCTGCAAAGTGCCGGTCTCCTCCAGATCATGCCGTTCGCCAGGGACCGCATGAATGACATGGAGAAGCAGGCCGAGGACATGCAGAGAATGATCACCCAGATGGAGGGCACCTATAACCTGATGAAGTTGATCGGGGCGATCACCCACAACACGGTCGAGTTGACCGGCGAGACAGCCGAACTCACTGATCAGTTGATGGCGACCGTCGCGAGTTTCGATGACTTCTTCCGGCCGATCCGCAACTACTTGTATTGGGAGGGCCACTGCTACAACATTCCCATCTGCTTCGCCATTCGATCGGTGTTCGACGCGCTCGACGGCACCGACAAGCTCAGTCTTCAAATGCACAAACTCCTCGACAACTTGGTGAAGGTCGATGGGTTGCAGGCACAGCTGGTCACCCAGTTGCCGCCGATGATCGCGATCATGAAATCGATGCGGACCATGATGCTGACGATGCACAGCACCATGTCCGGGATGATCGCCATTGTGGACGACACGACGTCGAATGCCACCGCCATGGGAAAGATCTTCGACGCCTCGCAGAACGACGACTCGTTCTATCTGCCGCCGGAAGTCTTCGAGAACAAGGACTTTCAACGGGCGATGAGCCTGTTCTTCTCCCCGGACGGGAAGGCGGTGCGGCTGATCCTCACGCACCGTGGCGATCCGGGAACGCCCGAGGGCATCTCGCGGGTCGACGCTGTGCGGACCGCGGCCGAGGAAGCGATCAAGGTGACGCCGCTGCAGAACGCGTCGATTCACCTCGCCGGAACGGCTGCGACCTACAAGGACCTGCGGGACGGGTCCAGGTACGACCTCCTGATCGCCGGTGTCGCGGCGCTCTGCCTGGTGTTCGGGATCATGCTGGTCGTGACGCGCAGTCTTGTCGCCGCACTGGTCATCGTGGGCACCGTGGCGCTCTCACTGGGCGCGGCCTTCGGCCTGTCGGTACTGGTCTGGCAGCACATTCTCGGCATCCAACTGCACTGGCTGGTCTTGGCGATGTCGGTGATCGTCCTGTTGGCGGTCGGTTCCGACTACAACCTGCTGCTGGTGTCCAGGATGAAAGAAGAGGTCGCCGCCGGGATCAATACCGGCATCATCCGCGCCATGGGCGGCACCGGCAAGGTGGTGACCACCGCGGGCCTGGTGTTCGCATTCACGATGCTGTCGATGGTGGTCAGCGATCTTCGGATCATCGGTCAGGTCGGTTCGACCATCGGTTTGGGCTTGTTGTTCGACACGCTGGTCGTGCGTGCATTCATGACGCCGGCGATCGCCGCGCTGTTGGGGCGGTGGTTCTGGTGGCCGCTGAGGGTGAGACAGCGGCCCTCGAGTGCCGTACTCGGTCCAGTTAACGTGCCTGATCGTCCACTGGCCAAGCAGCAGACTTGA
- a CDS encoding hemophore-related protein: MFRLSLTRLAVGLGGLALSLTAGAGIANAGPNLDSAINTTCTYPQLVSALDAQDPQVRMAFDQSPILQRGLREFIADPPAKRAKTAQDVANAPMFQPYLGTIEQAFNTCNNF, translated from the coding sequence ATGTTCCGTCTGTCGTTGACCAGACTGGCCGTCGGGCTGGGAGGCCTGGCGTTGTCGTTGACCGCTGGAGCCGGGATCGCGAACGCGGGGCCAAATCTGGATTCGGCCATCAACACCACATGCACGTATCCACAGTTGGTGTCAGCACTCGATGCGCAGGATCCTCAAGTCCGGATGGCGTTCGATCAATCGCCGATACTGCAGCGTGGCTTGCGGGAGTTCATCGCCGACCCACCGGCCAAGCGCGCCAAGACAGCACAAGATGTGGCGAATGCCCCGATGTTCCAGCCGTACCTCGGCACCATCGAACAAGCCTTCAACACCTGCAACAACTTCTGA
- a CDS encoding sulfotransferase family protein codes for MNPADNGGAAARPVALFVLGVPRSGTSAVTRVLSLCGATLPAGLSGADPRNPRGYWEPRASLHLNNTILRRHGSAVFDPSLRLQEDGGFDDEQKAFCINKIGQFLATLPAAPLVLIKDLQITLLSGLWFEAARQAGFDIAVVNMVRPPQEVIASGSADFLTSPELGSALWLKFNLLAEKDTRDLPRVFVEYANLLEDWRREIKRISVALGLDLDSRDEDAIDEFLTPDLHRQRSTDPVTETFGTNWISSVYGALSAAARDEGLDQSQLDRIYAEYRAGEQGFRAVFENSVRLNKLNRFIRPSILKFRYEAVALAHRRRGTWA; via the coding sequence GTGAACCCAGCCGATAACGGCGGTGCTGCGGCCCGTCCGGTCGCACTGTTCGTGTTGGGCGTGCCTCGATCCGGAACTTCAGCGGTCACGCGGGTCCTGTCGCTGTGCGGCGCCACGCTCCCGGCAGGATTGTCGGGAGCGGACCCGCGCAACCCGCGTGGCTACTGGGAGCCTCGGGCATCGCTCCACCTCAACAACACGATCTTGCGCCGCCACGGCAGCGCCGTGTTCGACCCATCGCTGCGCCTGCAGGAGGATGGTGGGTTCGACGATGAGCAGAAGGCATTCTGCATCAACAAGATTGGGCAGTTCCTCGCCACGTTGCCGGCTGCACCCCTGGTGCTCATCAAGGACCTGCAGATAACACTGCTGTCCGGTCTGTGGTTTGAGGCCGCGCGGCAGGCCGGCTTCGACATCGCCGTGGTGAACATGGTGCGTCCTCCGCAAGAGGTCATCGCATCGGGTTCGGCGGACTTCCTGACGTCACCGGAGCTCGGCAGCGCATTGTGGTTGAAATTCAACCTGTTGGCCGAGAAAGACACCCGCGACCTGCCGCGCGTGTTCGTCGAGTACGCCAACCTCCTAGAGGATTGGCGTCGCGAGATCAAACGGATCTCGGTGGCGCTGGGCCTGGACCTGGACAGTCGGGATGAAGACGCAATCGACGAGTTCCTCACTCCCGACCTCCACCGCCAGCGCAGCACTGACCCCGTGACGGAAACCTTTGGGACGAACTGGATTTCTTCGGTGTACGGCGCCCTGAGCGCGGCCGCGCGCGACGAGGGCCTGGACCAGTCTCAGCTGGATCGCATCTATGCCGAATATCGCGCGGGCGAGCAAGGCTTCCGGGCCGTATTCGAGAACTCCGTCCGCTTGAACAAGCTCAACCGCTTCATCCGGCCTTCGATCCTGAAGTTCCGCTACGAGGCCGTTGCCTTGGCTCACCGGCGGCGCGGCACGTGGGCCTGA
- a CDS encoding glycosyltransferase, whose protein sequence is MKLVLASYGTRGDVEPCVAVGCELVRRGHDVRLAVPPDLVAFAEAAGLATIPYGPDTAVWADAHRDFWVRFFANFWKPPELVRLIREMREIGESVVRFWEEITSTLESLADGTDLLITFLNFEPPAVNVAEYYGIPMATVHVSPVRPNGRMLAFLPPSLGRSALKVYEWANWRGVKKFDDAQRRQLGLPKARGSSPRRITERGSLEIQAYDEVCFPGLADEWAQWNGQRPFVGALTMELTTDGDDAVAAWVAAGTPPIFFSFGSTPVKSPADTLAMIETACAELGERALVCAGSSGFREVMDSDQVKVVETMNFAAVFPGCRALVHHGGMGTMSAGLRAGVPMLVYWTALDQAIWAGRVEHLKVGFGRRISSASSERLAADLRTILDPKYVARAREVATQMTKPEVSVAKTADHLERFARTGLPE, encoded by the coding sequence ATGAAGTTGGTGCTGGCAAGCTACGGCACTCGCGGCGACGTCGAGCCGTGCGTCGCCGTCGGTTGCGAACTGGTGCGTCGCGGGCACGATGTGCGCCTGGCCGTCCCACCCGACCTCGTTGCCTTCGCCGAGGCGGCTGGGCTGGCGACGATCCCTTACGGTCCCGATACGGCGGTGTGGGCCGACGCACACCGCGACTTCTGGGTCCGTTTTTTCGCCAATTTCTGGAAGCCACCGGAACTGGTCAGGCTCATCCGGGAGATGCGCGAGATCGGGGAGTCGGTGGTCCGGTTCTGGGAGGAGATCACATCCACCCTGGAGTCGCTGGCCGACGGGACAGACCTGCTCATCACCTTCCTGAATTTCGAGCCGCCGGCAGTCAATGTCGCTGAGTACTACGGCATTCCGATGGCCACCGTGCACGTCTCGCCGGTGCGGCCGAACGGCCGGATGTTGGCGTTCCTGCCGCCCTCGTTGGGGCGTTCGGCGCTGAAGGTGTACGAGTGGGCGAACTGGCGAGGCGTGAAGAAGTTCGACGACGCGCAGCGCCGCCAGCTGGGGCTACCGAAGGCTCGTGGTTCCTCACCACGACGGATCACCGAACGGGGGTCACTGGAGATACAGGCCTACGACGAAGTCTGTTTTCCCGGCCTGGCGGACGAGTGGGCGCAATGGAATGGCCAGCGGCCCTTTGTCGGTGCGCTGACCATGGAGCTGACGACAGACGGCGATGACGCGGTGGCCGCGTGGGTTGCCGCGGGAACACCGCCGATTTTCTTCAGCTTCGGCAGTACACCGGTCAAGTCTCCGGCTGACACGTTGGCGATGATCGAGACGGCTTGTGCGGAATTGGGGGAGCGGGCGCTGGTCTGCGCCGGTTCGAGTGGCTTCCGCGAGGTCATGGATTCCGACCAGGTCAAGGTCGTGGAGACGATGAACTTCGCGGCAGTGTTTCCAGGGTGCCGTGCGTTGGTGCACCACGGTGGCATGGGCACGATGTCGGCCGGCCTGCGCGCCGGTGTGCCGATGCTCGTCTACTGGACGGCGCTGGACCAGGCGATCTGGGCAGGCCGCGTAGAGCACCTGAAAGTTGGCTTCGGCAGGCGCATCTCGTCCGCCAGCAGTGAAAGGCTGGCCGCGGACCTGCGCACGATTCTGGACCCGAAGTACGTCGCCCGGGCCCGCGAGGTTGCTACTCAGATGACCAAACCGGAAGTAAGCGTTGCCAAGACCGCGGATCACCTGGAACGGTTCGCTCGGACGGGACTTCCTGAGTGA
- a CDS encoding GAP family protein codes for MFPAVWGSLLGMAILMAFNPALLALILLVISRPRPVQNLLVCWIGCLTTNIPALLVPVVLLHRAPMFSPQAPTANAAARHIQLGMGVLVLSVALLIAVRFWVRQRARVPAPAGNAPGEVPESEGTNQISSPFAGVGEVTEGGSAIRRLFGRLQRAWDSGALWVALVCGMGFLPGFPLVLFVATTVVSSGASTGTQIFAVILFVVAMFTVFEVAVVSHLIAPVRTQAVLQPVHDWALANRRQVMIGIFVMIGLLQVVRGLGIL; via the coding sequence ATGTTCCCCGCCGTGTGGGGCTCACTGCTCGGGATGGCGATTCTGATGGCGTTCAATCCCGCCCTACTGGCCCTCATCCTGCTCGTGATCTCACGTCCGCGGCCGGTCCAGAACCTGCTCGTGTGCTGGATCGGCTGCCTCACAACGAATATTCCCGCGCTGCTGGTGCCGGTTGTACTGCTGCACCGAGCGCCGATGTTCAGTCCTCAGGCCCCGACCGCGAACGCCGCAGCGCGGCACATCCAGCTGGGCATGGGTGTGCTGGTGCTCTCTGTCGCACTACTCATCGCAGTTCGGTTCTGGGTGCGTCAGCGAGCGAGGGTGCCTGCGCCGGCCGGCAATGCCCCGGGCGAGGTGCCGGAATCCGAGGGGACGAACCAGATCTCGTCGCCGTTCGCCGGCGTGGGAGAAGTGACGGAAGGCGGATCCGCGATCCGGCGGCTGTTCGGGCGCCTTCAAAGGGCCTGGGACAGTGGCGCCTTGTGGGTTGCCCTGGTGTGCGGCATGGGATTCCTTCCGGGATTTCCGCTGGTCCTTTTTGTGGCGACCACAGTCGTGTCCTCCGGGGCCTCGACAGGTACCCAGATCTTCGCCGTCATCCTGTTCGTCGTCGCGATGTTCACCGTCTTCGAGGTTGCCGTCGTCAGCCACCTGATCGCCCCCGTGCGCACCCAAGCTGTGCTGCAGCCGGTGCACGACTGGGCGCTGGCCAACCGCCGCCAGGTGATGATCGGCATCTTTGTGATGATCGGATTGCTGCAAGTGGTAAGGGGATTGGGCATCCTCTGA
- a CDS encoding glycosyltransferase — MKFVLAFYGTRGDVEPGVAVGRELLRRGHEVRMAVSPDLVEFVSAAGPAAIACGPDVRVWQDLNRDFWARFLRKFWRNFWRVRDLVGLLREEWHLFDQYWQEVSKTLTSLVDGADVLFTGVIGEEAAGNVAEGCGIPLAMLHVFPLRPNGQLVPGLPPRLARAMMRASEWLSWPMMKRLEDPQRRELGLPKSTGPSAWRVAARGSLEIQAYDEIYFPGLAEEWAKWDGQRPFVGALTLELPTETDDEVAAWIAAGTPPICFGFGSMPVDSGADTLAMISAVCTELGERALVCAGASDFSDVPHLDHVKVVSTMNYGAAFPACRAVVHHGGAGTTAAGLRAGVPTLILSTDLDQTLWGARIKRLKVGTARRLSATTQKTLLADLRTILEPEYSARAREVATQMTKPAESAAKTADLLEKLARLKRAG; from the coding sequence ATGAAATTTGTGCTCGCTTTCTATGGGACGCGTGGTGATGTAGAGCCTGGAGTTGCGGTCGGGCGCGAGCTGCTGCGGCGTGGGCACGAAGTCCGCATGGCAGTCTCGCCCGATCTGGTTGAATTCGTCTCTGCAGCTGGTCCGGCGGCCATTGCGTGTGGGCCGGACGTGCGAGTGTGGCAAGACCTCAACCGCGACTTCTGGGCACGCTTCTTGCGCAAGTTCTGGAGGAACTTCTGGCGGGTCCGGGACCTGGTCGGTCTGCTGCGCGAAGAGTGGCATCTGTTCGACCAGTACTGGCAGGAAGTCAGCAAGACGCTGACGTCGTTGGTGGATGGCGCGGACGTGCTCTTCACCGGCGTCATCGGCGAGGAGGCGGCGGGCAACGTCGCCGAGGGTTGCGGCATTCCGTTGGCCATGTTGCATGTATTTCCGCTGCGACCCAATGGGCAGCTCGTTCCGGGCCTGCCGCCGCGGTTGGCTCGCGCAATGATGAGAGCGTCGGAGTGGCTGAGTTGGCCCATGATGAAACGGCTGGAAGATCCGCAGCGCCGCGAGCTGGGTCTGCCCAAGTCGACCGGCCCCTCGGCGTGGAGAGTTGCCGCGCGTGGTTCGCTCGAAATCCAGGCCTACGACGAAATCTACTTTCCCGGGCTGGCCGAGGAATGGGCGAAGTGGGACGGGCAACGGCCTTTCGTCGGCGCCTTGACGCTCGAGTTGCCGACCGAAACCGATGACGAGGTCGCCGCCTGGATCGCCGCCGGAACTCCACCTATCTGCTTCGGTTTCGGCAGTATGCCGGTCGACTCCGGCGCTGACACACTGGCCATGATCAGCGCCGTATGCACCGAGCTGGGGGAGCGGGCGTTGGTGTGCGCCGGCGCGAGTGACTTCAGTGACGTTCCGCATCTCGACCACGTCAAGGTGGTCAGCACGATGAACTACGGGGCCGCCTTTCCGGCTTGCCGCGCGGTGGTGCATCACGGCGGGGCAGGTACCACCGCGGCCGGTCTGCGCGCCGGGGTGCCCACGCTGATTCTGTCCACCGACCTGGATCAGACACTGTGGGGAGCCCGGATCAAACGCCTGAAAGTGGGTACCGCTCGGCGTCTTTCGGCTACGACCCAGAAGACCCTGCTCGCCGATCTGCGCACCATCCTGGAACCGGAGTACTCGGCTCGCGCCCGCGAGGTCGCCACTCAGATGACGAAACCCGCCGAAAGCGCGGCGAAAACCGCCGACCTGCTCGAGAAGCTTGCCCGGCTCAAGCGCGCGGGATGA
- a CDS encoding class I SAM-dependent methyltransferase, whose amino-acid sequence MVYVDSTTSDIANMPRGGPDASWLDRRLQTERLEYLDRDDVDDLKRKVMDSLDRAGGRRRIGIHEKCARMVLREVAGVPAPKILELGAGLGGLSRKLLEMHPTAQITVTDIEPSFVAGMAAGDLGSHPRAVVREMDATEIDAPEGHYDLAVFALSLHHLPPELAAQVFAAGTRAAKKLLIVDLPRPPAPLHVILLAVVLPLIKVSPLQHDGFISSLRAYSPAALRALGRHADPSINVEFRSRRGLGPTVAVASRGRQGDRPAD is encoded by the coding sequence ATGGTCTACGTGGATAGCACAACCTCCGACATCGCGAACATGCCTCGTGGCGGGCCGGATGCTTCGTGGCTCGACCGCCGATTGCAGACCGAACGGCTTGAGTACCTGGATCGCGATGATGTCGATGACCTCAAGCGCAAGGTCATGGATTCGCTGGATCGGGCCGGCGGGCGGCGAAGGATCGGCATCCACGAGAAGTGCGCGCGGATGGTGCTGCGCGAGGTGGCCGGCGTCCCTGCTCCGAAGATCCTCGAGCTGGGGGCAGGCCTGGGTGGCCTGTCGCGCAAGCTGCTGGAGATGCACCCCACTGCCCAGATCACGGTCACCGATATCGAGCCGTCATTCGTGGCGGGCATGGCCGCCGGAGATCTCGGCAGTCATCCGCGGGCCGTGGTGCGGGAGATGGATGCCACCGAAATCGATGCGCCCGAAGGTCATTACGACCTGGCCGTGTTCGCGTTGTCGTTGCATCACCTGCCGCCTGAACTTGCCGCCCAGGTGTTTGCGGCAGGCACCCGTGCCGCCAAGAAACTACTGATAGTCGATCTCCCGCGGCCGCCGGCTCCTTTGCACGTCATTCTGCTGGCGGTTGTTCTGCCGCTCATCAAGGTGTCGCCGCTGCAACATGATGGATTCATCAGTTCACTGCGGGCCTACAGTCCTGCGGCACTGCGTGCGCTGGGGCGGCATGCTGATCCGTCGATCAACGTCGAGTTCCGGAGCCGCCGAGGGCTGGGGCCGACGGTGGCGGTCGCCAGCCGTGGACGCCAGGGCGACAGACCGGCCGATTGA
- a CDS encoding GAP family protein yields the protein MWGSVLALGILVGLDPMRIGITLLVISRPRPVQNLLMFGAGCVTACIPTLIVPLTLLHATPMFKSTAEAWAKSSTGGYIQIGMGAIALTTATLLSVHFWVRQRAKLPAAEGSAATTVLDSETQTPVSRLLARAKEAPDDSKSFFRRLLRRGHDAWESGALWVSFVIGFSFAGAPPDVALFLLAIVVVSGTAVGTQITATIAFIVGMLAVVEVVLVSYLAAPAKTEAVLQRLHDWAWAHHRKILVAMCVLAGIMLIAKGLNTI from the coding sequence GTGTGGGGATCGGTGCTTGCGTTGGGGATTTTGGTCGGGCTCGATCCCATGCGCATCGGCATCACCCTCCTCGTGATCTCGCGGCCGCGACCGGTGCAAAACCTGCTGATGTTCGGGGCCGGCTGCGTCACTGCATGCATTCCCACCCTGATAGTCCCGCTGACGCTGCTGCACGCGACTCCGATGTTCAAATCGACTGCGGAGGCGTGGGCCAAGAGTTCCACCGGCGGTTACATCCAAATCGGCATGGGTGCGATCGCCCTGACAACAGCCACCCTGCTGTCGGTGCACTTCTGGGTCCGGCAGCGGGCGAAGCTGCCCGCTGCCGAAGGCAGCGCAGCGACCACGGTCCTGGACTCGGAAACGCAGACACCGGTGTCGCGACTCCTGGCCCGCGCGAAGGAAGCTCCCGACGACAGCAAGTCGTTCTTCCGGCGCCTGCTGCGGCGCGGCCACGATGCGTGGGAAAGCGGGGCGTTGTGGGTCTCGTTCGTGATCGGGTTCTCATTCGCCGGCGCCCCACCCGACGTGGCCCTGTTCCTTCTCGCGATCGTCGTCGTCTCAGGAACGGCGGTAGGTACACAGATCACCGCCACCATCGCTTTCATCGTCGGCATGCTGGCGGTCGTCGAGGTCGTCCTCGTCAGCTATCTCGCCGCACCGGCGAAAACCGAAGCCGTGCTGCAGCGGCTACACGACTGGGCGTGGGCTCATCACCGAAAGATCCTGGTGGCCATGTGCGTATTGGCCGGCATCATGTTGATCGCCAAGGGCTTGAACACCATCTGA
- a CDS encoding class I SAM-dependent methyltransferase, which produces MMFGTREPFEYFCCTACDTLQIHNVLEGDELMRHYPSNYYSHNASAQPGAFRWLVTQHDEYKLHGGKPILGKFIKSRLTEGIFRVLLGGDVVRMLAELGTDREARILDVGCGTGGLLDRLSRIGFNNLRGADPFIEADGESAEGVPLMKADLVDVAGQYDLIMFNHSLEHVPDPVGTLKVAYQKLAAGGLCLARVPTTSSEAWSTYRADWVQADAPRHMVIPSRQGMAKAAEQAGMRVVRTFDDSNLGQFLGSEAYRRDVAVTDPKILRMFGPKQLWQWEKRAQLLNRQGRGDQTGFVLQAI; this is translated from the coding sequence ATGATGTTCGGCACTCGGGAACCTTTTGAATATTTCTGCTGCACTGCCTGCGACACGTTGCAGATTCACAACGTGCTCGAAGGTGATGAACTCATGCGCCACTACCCGTCGAACTACTACTCGCACAACGCGTCGGCTCAACCGGGCGCGTTCCGATGGCTGGTCACCCAGCACGACGAGTACAAGCTGCACGGCGGCAAACCGATACTCGGTAAATTCATAAAATCGCGGCTGACAGAAGGCATCTTCCGGGTCCTGCTCGGAGGCGACGTCGTCAGAATGCTTGCCGAATTGGGCACCGATCGGGAGGCGCGAATTCTCGACGTGGGCTGTGGCACCGGGGGGTTGCTCGACCGGCTGTCCAGGATTGGATTCAATAATCTGCGAGGTGCGGACCCGTTCATCGAGGCTGACGGCGAGTCCGCTGAAGGTGTGCCTCTGATGAAGGCGGATTTGGTCGACGTGGCCGGCCAATATGACCTCATCATGTTCAACCATTCCCTTGAACACGTTCCGGATCCGGTCGGAACACTCAAGGTGGCGTACCAGAAGCTCGCAGCGGGCGGCCTGTGCCTGGCTCGGGTGCCGACGACATCATCAGAAGCCTGGTCGACCTACCGGGCGGACTGGGTGCAGGCCGACGCACCTCGCCACATGGTCATCCCTTCGCGGCAGGGAATGGCCAAGGCGGCCGAGCAGGCGGGAATGCGTGTGGTCCGGACCTTCGACGATTCGAATCTGGGCCAGTTCCTCGGCAGCGAAGCGTACCGACGCGACGTCGCGGTAACCGACCCCAAGATTCTGCGCATGTTCGGACCCAAGCAGCTGTGGCAGTGGGAAAAGCGCGCACAATTGCTCAATCGCCAGGGACGAGGCGACCAGACGGGTTTCGTCCTACAAGCGATATAG